The proteins below are encoded in one region of Nitrospira lenta:
- a CDS encoding VPLPA-CTERM sorting domain-containing protein produces MKSSLRVATVLACGLLLQPGVSRADSIFTVNTSTADAFLAAGSANNPGCGTGCGSLNFGGAGTLAIAPASSTKGQFDSVVQWNTAGAAAQFNAAFGAGNWQITSIALNLASNFGDQGEQPNNANFNAINAGQFNVQWISNNSWIEGTGSGMGTAPGNPPSVTFGNKATTLLSGTSAALGTFLYTPPGDNTYRSYNLALDPNLVNDVVTSGLTSLYFSAADENVGFLFNAKSYSTNHPQFIVTADLAPVPVPAALWLFGSGIVGLVGFARRKASGAVA; encoded by the coding sequence ATGAAATCTTCTCTCCGTGTAGCGACTGTGCTGGCCTGCGGTCTGTTGTTGCAGCCGGGCGTCAGCCGGGCGGACTCCATTTTTACAGTGAACACTTCCACGGCCGACGCCTTTCTGGCGGCCGGTTCGGCAAATAATCCGGGGTGTGGCACGGGCTGCGGTAGTTTGAATTTCGGCGGCGCAGGGACACTGGCCATTGCTCCCGCCTCTTCGACGAAAGGGCAATTCGACAGTGTGGTGCAGTGGAATACGGCCGGGGCGGCGGCACAATTCAATGCCGCGTTCGGCGCGGGCAATTGGCAGATCACCAGCATCGCGTTGAACTTGGCGAGCAACTTCGGCGATCAGGGCGAGCAGCCGAACAACGCGAACTTCAACGCCATCAATGCGGGGCAGTTCAACGTCCAATGGATTTCGAATAACAGCTGGATTGAGGGCACGGGCAGCGGCATGGGAACCGCTCCGGGGAATCCTCCAAGCGTTACGTTCGGAAACAAAGCGACGACCTTGCTGTCGGGCACCAGCGCGGCGCTGGGCACGTTCCTCTATACCCCGCCTGGCGACAACACGTATCGCTCCTACAACCTGGCGCTGGATCCCAATCTGGTGAATGACGTCGTGACCAGCGGGTTGACGTCACTCTACTTCAGCGCGGCGGACGAGAATGTCGGCTTCTTGTTCAATGCCAAATCGTACTCGACGAACCATCCGCAGTTCATTGTGACCGCGGATCTGGCGCCGGTCCCCGTGCCGGCGGCGCTGTGGTTGTTTGGGAGTGGGATCGTCGGATTGGTCGGCTTCGCGCGCCGCAAGGCGAGCGGCGCAGTGGCATAG
- a CDS encoding VPLPA-CTERM sorting domain-containing protein, whose protein sequence is MAPVPASVWLFGSGVAAMAGIARRNAGGAVV, encoded by the coding sequence GTGGCACCCGTGCCCGCCTCCGTCTGGCTCTTTGGAAGCGGAGTTGCCGCGATGGCGGGGATTGCGAGACGCAACGCCGGCGGCGCGGTTGTCTGA
- a CDS encoding molybdopterin-binding oxidoreductase: MLRPARSSTAVLRSAFAAVACAAILSGQAHALPTTDSFALSGIVNNPGTYNLSNLQAFVPITQTTTYLAGSTSVTQDFTGASLYNFLNDPGVNGGGGIVLTPGVGNDALRDYVVVTGSDGYRAVTSVGEIHPNFGQTQSVIAYQQANPSGSAPTGLGNDGFARTTAPTDARGGRYVSNISRIDVFSATDSSQIQGTGGGLSQSFALAGQIVNPRAFNLADLQALPSITKTVSVLSGGNPTPQVRTFTGVSLWTLLTSAAAGGGIVTDPSVKNDILGKYVVATGSDGYKAVVSLGEFNPNFGADDILVAYDESGAGLGTAGFARLIVPGDVRAGRFVSNLVGLEVLGAPLTPVPVPAAVWLFGSGIVGIVGIARRKMNRTAA, translated from the coding sequence ATGCTTCGCCCAGCCCGTTCCAGTACCGCCGTGTTGCGGTCTGCCTTTGCCGCCGTGGCCTGTGCGGCTATTCTTAGCGGCCAGGCCCACGCGCTTCCGACGACCGATTCGTTCGCGCTCTCCGGTATCGTCAATAACCCCGGCACCTACAATCTCAGTAACTTGCAGGCCTTCGTGCCCATTACCCAGACGACGACGTATCTGGCGGGCTCGACCTCGGTCACGCAGGACTTCACGGGCGCGTCGCTGTACAACTTTTTGAACGATCCGGGGGTGAACGGCGGTGGCGGAATTGTCCTGACTCCAGGCGTCGGTAACGATGCGCTCCGCGATTATGTCGTGGTGACGGGAAGCGACGGATATCGAGCGGTGACCTCTGTCGGGGAAATTCATCCCAATTTCGGCCAGACGCAGTCCGTGATCGCCTACCAACAGGCCAACCCATCCGGGTCGGCGCCGACCGGCCTTGGAAACGACGGATTTGCCAGAACCACGGCCCCCACCGATGCCCGCGGCGGACGCTATGTCTCGAACATCAGTCGAATCGATGTGTTCAGCGCCACTGATTCGTCGCAGATTCAGGGAACCGGCGGCGGGCTGTCTCAGTCCTTTGCCTTGGCGGGCCAGATTGTGAACCCGCGCGCGTTTAACCTGGCCGATCTGCAAGCGCTGCCGTCAATCACGAAGACGGTGTCTGTCTTGTCGGGCGGAAATCCGACTCCGCAAGTCAGAACCTTTACCGGGGTCTCGCTCTGGACACTGTTGACGAGCGCGGCGGCCGGTGGCGGCATCGTCACTGACCCCAGCGTGAAGAACGATATTCTTGGAAAGTATGTGGTCGCGACCGGCAGCGACGGATACAAGGCGGTTGTGTCGCTGGGCGAGTTCAATCCGAACTTCGGCGCCGACGACATCCTGGTGGCATACGACGAAAGCGGCGCGGGATTGGGGACGGCTGGTTTCGCCAGACTGATTGTTCCCGGAGATGTCCGGGCGGGCCGCTTTGTGTCCAATCTTGTGGGGCTGGAAGTACTCGGGGCGCCGTTGACTCCGGTTCCCGTGCCGGCGGCGGTGTGGTTGTTCGGAAGCGGGATTGTCGGGATCGTCGGAATCGCGCGGCGGAAGATGAATCGGACGGCCGCATAA